TGATCGGTATACTCACTTCCTCTCAATCCATTAATCCTGATAAGAGTTTTTACACATTCGGCGTTGACTCTATTTCTAATGATTCCGTAGACAGGATCAACTGTATAAGCAAGGTTTCCTTCAACTTTCTGATTCGGAAGGATGCCTTTTTGAATAGTCTCTGAGATCAATGAATACATCCGGTTATTGAGATCGCGCATAATTTATACCGTCGCTCATAATAGGATTTGGCTTCTCAAATTCAATGCATTCAAGTACTGATTTAAGGTCGGATGCGATCTGCTTCCGGCTGTAATATTTTTCAACAAAATCCCTGCCTTTTTTTCCCATCTCGATCTGTTTCTCGGGATTATTCAAAAGGTACAGTATAATATCTGCAATTGCATCAGGGGAATTCTCTGCAATCATTCCACAGCCTGAACGCTCTGCAAGTTTCCTTATTTCTCCCTCTCCACATCCCACAAATGGAATCCCACATGCCATATATTCATAAGCTTTGGTAGGCACAGCATATTCAAGTGTCTTTAGCTTCTTCAGGGGAGCCACGCCCATCAGAGATTCAGAATACATTTTAGGGATTTTTTCCCTTGAAATCAGGCCCGGAAATTCAACGAAATCCATGAGATTGTTATCCCGAGCTACTTTTTCCAGATCCCTTTTGATATCACCATCACCAACTATCAAGAATTTCAGATCAAAATGCTCATTGACCTTTTTCATTGCCAGGATCACGTCTTCAAGGTCTTGAGCATGTCCGATATTTCCTGCATAGATAATCTGATTCTTTTTTGGGGTTTCCATGGGATAGAATAAGTCGATGTCCACACCGTTGGGCGTTATCCTTAACTTATTCTTATCAATATTTTTGTAGGTCTTAACAATATCCTGACCAAGCTCTTCAGTAGTAACGCAAATCAAAGCTGGCACTCGAATAACAGAACTGTTCATATACCCTGCTCATCTTTTCAAATAAGCTTCCTTTTTTCAAAAAACCAAGGCTTATGGATGCATTTATCCAGAGATCTCTAACGTCCATGACCCACTTTTTCTTAAATATCAACTTAGCCGGAATTCCACCAATCCCTGTAAAAATTGGAGGTGCAGAAGTAATAATTACATCAAATTTACGGAAATTAAAAAATATCCAAATAACAGCGTGCAGAGGAAATGAAAGGTAATAAGCCATTCTGCCCACAAAACCCGGATCCTGGCTTTTTGGTTGCCACGCTAGCAAGTTTATAATATTTACATCATTCATCTTTCTGGACTCAAAAACACTCCACTTCCTTTTAAAAGAGCTAGGAGGAAAACTGGGATGTGGAGCAAGGACAGTAACATATTCGCCCATTTTTTGAAGATGACTGCACATATCAAAAATACGTGACGCATTGCCAGATTTTTCAGGTGGGAAGTGCTGTGATATAACTAAAATTTTCATAACTTGACCCCTGAATTAGCTCTCACAAAAGTATCCAATGGAGTGTATCCAAAAGAATTGATTATGCTCATAATAATCGATTACTTCCAAAATATTTGTATTGAATGATCTTTAACTGGTCTAAATTCGAGCTTGATAGAAGTTTTAGGTGATTTTTGCTATTCCGGAAAATGTTAAGAAGTTTTGTACTATCATAAATGTAGATATTAATATAAAATCGATCAAGAAAATATGTTTAGTAGCTATTTTACGTTACAATAGATATTTTCTAAATACATGAATTTTTAATTCTGATGTTTTAGCTAAAACACAAAAAAGATATTAAATGACCCTCACTTTAACGTAATATCTTTCACCCATTAGTTTACAATAAATATTATTTCAAATGTATAGTTTACAATAAATATTATTTCAAATGTATAGCTTACATTAAATAAGCATTTGTTTACTTCACTTTAGAAATTCTAAGGAATCAATAGAATAAGATTTGTCACTTGTATGCAAAATCAAAGTTGGGCTGAACCACTCTACTGCAAACAGCAGATGTTTCCGATCACCAGAATTCTTGAAATCTCTTATGTTATTTTCATTTTGAAGGGATCTTCAGGATAGTTTTTAGACATGGAAATTATCCAAAACTTCATAACAGCATCTCTTAACATTCAAATTCCGAATGATCAACCAAGTTTCCTATTATGAAAATGGTTCTGAAATTTTATTAATTTGAAGATCAAAATTGGTTTCAGGATAAACGCGTGAAATAAATTAATTAGCAGAAAATGGATATATTATTTGGAGAGCTGGCATGAAAATAACCAAATATTTAATGTTGTTTTCTATTGTTATTGTGTTGGCTATGTTGGGTTTGATTGTGCCTGCGGAAGCAAATACATATCCATCAAATGGAACCATTTATTGGAAAGGGTAGGAATGGGATAATCTCTGGGATAATACAGGAAACAATACCTGGGTAGATGATCAAGACAGACTTCACTTAACGGTTAAAAATTATGGGGATATGTGGTCCGAAACAACTGTTAGTACGAAAAATAAATATCTTTATGGTACTTTCACATGGTCCTTAGATTCACCTGTTTACACGTTTGATAAAAACAGTGTGGTTGGACTTTTTACATATGCCGATAATGATCACGAACTTGATATTGAAATCTCAAGATGGCAGGAGGATATAAATTCTCAACTCTGGTACACTGTACAGCCCGGGTTAATTAAAGGGAACAAATACAGTTACTCGATTCCATCCAGTACTAATGGCACAAACACAAAATACAGGATTAAATGGAAACCTAATTATGTTAGATTCACAGCCTGGAAGGCAGACGGAAAAGTTATAGCATCCCAAACTTATACAAATATTTCTAGAATTCCTGCAGTACCCCAATATGCCGTGATGAATTTGTGGTTACTGGATTCACCTTCCGACGGACAAAATATTGAGCTCATAATCAGTGACTTCACATATACAAATACAACATTGGATATACAAATAGCACGTAATAAGAGAAACAGTGGTTTAGCTTTTTTATATTCTCCATATCTTCTAAGTAATGGTACATGGATTGAGTAATTTGCTTCTCACAGGTATAGTGCATGGCGTCAGGTGTTGATGACGCTAGCTTGAAAAATATGTAGAGAAAAGTATCTCTTAAGTTTATTTACAAAAAATGCTTCCACAGTAGTTCCGAATATCCTTAGTTCCGAGACCTGTTTTTTACAATTGAAGGTATAATCAAAAAAGTATTGAAGACTATGAAGTCGTTTGCTATGACTCCAAAAAACGACTCCATGTCTGATGTAGACACAGCCAGTTTACTGGCTTTGTCTTCTGAATTCTTTAGCATCGTTGATATAATAACTTTACCCGATGGAGCAAACTACAGCTATCAAGAGTTTCTTAACGTTTTACTTCATGCGGCAACATCTTCTACTGATTCTCTTGAATCTGCAAGTAATGATCTCAAATCAAAAGTTCCAAACACAAGAATACCTTCAGCTGATACTATTTTCAATTACATAAAATCCAATTCTATTGAATATATCCTCTCTTCTTTCCGAAAAATAAATAATGAAATTTTTAGGATGATGAAGCTTAAAAACAATGTTCATGACATCGCTATTGACTTTCATGACGTTGAATATTATGGATGCAGAGACACTCTCTGTATAAGGGGAATCAAACCAAAGAATGGAACTTCATGGGGATATTCTTTCTGCACCTTAGATGTAATTGGGAATTCTAAGCTAACACTTGATGTTATTGACATCAACGGATTAAGCAAAGATTATTCAATTCTTATGGAATCATTGTTTGAAAGGATTGAAAAAATGGGAGTAAAAGTGGGAACAGTATACATGGATAGAGAATTTTTTAACAGAAAAGTTATCTCAAAGATGGAGAAATACAAAGTCGATTTCGTAATTGCAGCTAAATCAAACAAAAGAATTAAGGAGATGCTTGAAAGGCATAGAAAAGAAAATGGAGATACTTCTACGGTTTTTGAATATAAGTTTCAAGGAGAAGAACAAACTTTTAACATTGTAGCAGTGTGGGATAAAGAAAAAAAAATACAGTATATTTGCAACAAATAAAAAAGTGAGTTCAATAGACACATTTGTAAAGCAAATACCTGAAGAATACAGGAAGAGATGGAATATAGAAACAGGGTATAGAGTAAAAAAGGATTTTAAGATACGAACATGTTCTAAATCACCTGTTGCAAGGACACTATTTTTTGTAGTTCAATGTATCATGTATAATATTTTGAATGTATTAAAGTCAGTTCTTGACATTACAGCATACCAAATGAAATCAGTAATAAATCAAGACATTATTAAGGCAGTAAAAGAAGGAGTTAATTCATTATCCAATATTACAGTCAGGTCATTTCTTGAGTGCTTAACCAGATATAATAAAGAAAGAAGGCGAGCGCTTCGCGCTCGATTAAGAGATTTATAAATTTTTAAATATAACCAAAAAAAAAATCATAAAATTAGTTAGTGGAAACTATGCACAAATTTTACTTCAGGACTTTAAAATACTGAAGTTTTTAGAACATTATATAAAAAATGAAATCAGAATCGATGAGATGAAAACATTTTTCATGAACTATTAAGGAAAAATTGTAAACGAATGAAAGTTGTCATTCGGAACTATAACAAATCGGAACTACTGTTCCAACACGTAAGTTCTAATAAATTCAATGAAAAATCAAGAGATCTCACACTCAGAGAAAAGAAATAGGCTCTAATTTTTAAGTTTTTTCAGGGAAATTCTAAATCTATTTCATACATTTCCGGATGCTGCATTCCGCAGGCAGGTTTCCCAGTCTTCCGGGTGCTCCATATTGTCCAGCTGCCATTCAAATTCACGCCTTGCAAGTTTGATAATTGTACGTGCTCTCTTCAGTGGGACCAATTCCTTACCGATATCACCTATGTCAACCACGTCCAGGCAGCTTACAATATCAATCGTAAAACCTTCCAGGCTCTCAGGTGGTATTGGTTCGCCTCTTGCATGTATTTCCGCGCATTTAGCGAGATACTCTGCAATTACCTTGATCAGTTTTGCGTCCTGCATGATTCTAATCCCCTGCACAGTATGTAGATAATTCAGTTCGTCAGATTGGACGATCTATTTAAAATAGCCACAACAATGACCATACGTCAGTTAAAATGCAGACATATTTTCCTGAATTCAGCCCCAGTAAAATGCAGATGCATTTCTGAATTCAGCTCAGGTCATCTTTCAATTCTCATTTTTCAAGGACAGTGCCTGTGACGTTATTTAAATATGGTTTTTTATGAGGTTTAAAGTTTTCTAAATCATTTTCGATAAAACAGTATTTAGAAGTTGAACTGGCAGTCTACCTCCTTCAGAAAACATGTTTGCAGTCCTGTGCTGAACTGACTTTTATTCAGAAATTATTTTCTTTTTGCTCAGAAATTATTTTCTGTTTTTTATATAAATATTTATGTGAGCAGGGCTTCATATCTCCCATTTTCTCATAAATTTTCATAACCAGGCTAAATATAGAAGATTTTATATATGAACAGATATTTTTTTGAAGTGATTTTATTGAAGAGACATTTAAGGCAATGAATGACGATTAACTTCAATTCTCATTCTTGCTTCATGTTTCTGGTATATTTTTAAGATATCAGGCCTACATCCTTACCGGAAATTCAGTAATTTGACGGAGACTGAAATAGTAAGGAAGAGATGCATTCCACATGGAGTGCTTTATCAGATGAAGGTCCTGACTGAACCCGAATTCCCTGAATTTAATACTATATCGCTATAATCGTGACTCTCTGAAAAGAGAAGATGCGAGAACATCTAATCGAAAACGAGGCAATACCATTGACGAAAGTTGTAGAGATCTCTCCAACCACGAGACATGAAGGGCACTCCAAGCTTACTCTGAAGGTGAACGATCAGGGTATAGTCGAGCGAGGAGACTGGCTCTCTATCACCCCTGTCAGGGGTGTTGAGAAGCTCGCCATAGGCAAGACGATGGAACAGGTCCCGAAGATTGCCTCTCGGGTCTGCGGAATCTGTCCCGTCGCCCACTGCCTGGCGAGCATCGAGGCAATGGAGGCGTCTATCGGCTGCGAGATCCCCAAGGATGCAAAGCATCTGAGGGTAATTCTTCATGCCGCAAACCGCCTGCACAGCATCGCCCTGCACAACATCCTGATACTCCCTGACTTTTATATCCCCGGGACGGAGACGAAGATCAACCCGTTCTCCAAGGAGGAGCCTTTCAGGAGCGTTGCGACAAGAATCTTCCGCATCCGTGAAATCGCACAGACCATTGCAGCTATCGTAGGCGGTGAGGCAATCCACCCCTCTAACCCCAGAATCGGAGGGATGTACCAGAACGTGAGTCCGCGGGCAAAGCAGAAGATGGCTGACTTGGCAAAAGAAGGCCTTGTTCTTGTCCACGAGCAGATGGAATTTATGCTTGATATTATCAGGGACATGCAGAACCGTGAGTACGTCACCGTGGGGGGCCAGAATATCCCGATTCCAAAGACGCTCGGGTATCACAACCAGGGTGTTATGGCCACGTCTCCTATGTATGGCTCATCCAGCCTTGATGAAAACCCCACATGGGATGTCACCAGGTGGAAAGAGACCCGGCCATGGGAATGGTATATGGGTGAGGTGACAATCGATCTCGAGGACCCGAACTATCCGATAGGCGGCACAACAAAAGCCGGAACCAGAGCAAACCCCCAGATGGAGGCGTGCAACAGTGTTCCGACTTACGACGGTCAGCCGGTTGAGGTCGGTCCGAGGGCAAGGCTAGCTACCTTCAAGAACTTTAACGAGAAGGGCACATTCGCCCAGCACATTGCCAGACAGATGGAATACCCGGACTGCTTCTATACAATCCTTAAGTGCCTTGATGACCTGGACACCTCGGGTAAGGTTCTTGCCGACCACATCCCCCAGGGAGACGGATCTATGGGCTGGGCAGCTAACGAAGCTCCACGTGGGACTGATATCCACCTTGCAAAGGTGAAGGACGGGCGTGTGCTCTGGTATGAAATGCTTGTACCTACCACATGGAATTTCCCAACCTGCAGCCGCGGTCTTAAGGGTGCTCCCTGGCAGATCGCAGAGATGGTTGTCCGTGCCTATGACCCGTGTGTATCATGTGCAACCCACATGATTGTGGTAGACGAGAAGAACAGGATAGTAGCTCAGAGGATCATCCAGTGAAGGAAATGGATAAGCTGTACTCCGAGATCGTGGTGGCAGGCTGTGGCAATCCTCTTTATGCGGACGACGGGTTTGGACCTGCAGTAGTGGAGAGGCTCAAGGGCATGGAGCTCCCGAAGAATGTCACGGTTGTTGATGCCGGACTCGGTGGGCCGCATTTCGTCTTTACTCTCCTTAACCCCGAGTCCACAAAAGCCCTTATCATCGTTGACATAGCGGACTTCGGGGGAGAGCCAGGTGAGCTCAGGTGGCTTACTGTTGACGAACTCCCGGAAGGCAGTTATCTGGATGCACACTCCTGGGACCTGACCGAGCCTCTCCAGTGCATTAAGGACGATATCCTTATCCGGGTCCTTGTGTGCCAGAAAAAATACGTTTCTGCCCCCGAGATGGACATCGGGATTACAGATGAGGTACAGAGAGCCATTCCCGGAGCTGTATCCGAGATAATAAAGGAAATCAGGATGAACTATGGAAATGCTTAACTCCATCAAGAAGACCGTTGGCGGGGAAGGCAAGCCCACCCAGGTTGCGACGGAGAAGAAGATGGAAGCTACAATGGAGGCAAAACCAGTGGCAAACAAGATCAAGCTCGGGCATGTGCACTTGAGCGGCTGTACAGGCTGCCTCGTGTCCACTGCCGATAACAACTTGGGATTCATCAAGATACTGGACAACTACGCCGACCTCGTCTACAGCCTCACGCTTGCAGACGTCCGGCATGTTCCTGAGATGGACGTGGCGCTCGTCGAGGGATCGGTCTGCATTCAGGACCATGAATCTGTGGAAGAGATCAGGGAAACGCGAGAGAAAGCAAAGATTGTGGTAGCCCTCGGTTCCTGCGCATGCTATGGGAACATAACAAGGTTCAGCCGCGGTGGGCAGCATAACCAGCCCCAGCACGAGTCTTTTCTCCCTATCGGGGACCTCATAGACGTGGATGTCTACATCCCGGGATGTCCCCCGAGTCCGGAGCTCATAAGGAACGTTGCTGTAATGGCATACCTGCTCCTTGAAGGCGATGAGGACCAGAAGGCTCTAGCTGGCAAGTACCTGAAGCCCCTTATGGATCTTGCAAAGCGCGGTACCAGTGCTTGTTTCTGCGACCTTATGGACGACGTGATCAACCAGGGGCTCTGCATTGGCTGCGGCACCTGTGCTGCATCCTGCCCGGTGCGTGCAATCACGATTGAGTTAGGGAAGCCGCAGGGCCAGAGTGACCTCTGCATCAAGTGCGGCTCCTGTTATGGTGCCTGCCCGAGGTCGTTCTTCAACTTTGAAGTGATTGATGAATTCGAGGCCATTAGCGATATGATCGCTGAAGCACTTAAGTGAGGTGAGATAGATGATTGAAGATCCATATCTCGGCAAATATACGGCCTGCGTCTCGGCACGGAGCACGGACAGGGAGATTCTTAAGAAGTCACAGGACGGCGGTATTGCCACAACCCTTATGGTCTACGCCCTTGAGCAGGGGATAATAGACGGGGCAATTGTGACAGGCAAAGGAGACCGACCATGGGAGCCGAAACCGTTCGTTGCTATGAGCCGAGAGGACATCCTCAAGGCACGGGGAACAATTTACAATATCAGCCCCCAGATCTCCTGGCTTAAGGAAGCAACCAGGTCCTACGGACTCGACAGGGTAGGTGTTACAGGTGTTTGCTGTCAGATGCAGGCTGTCAGGAAGGCTCAACTCTATCCCATGAATATGCGGGATGTCCCGGAGAAGATCGGCCTCGCAATAGGTCTCTTCTGTATGGAGAATTTCTCATACAAGTCAATGCAGACCATTGTAGAGGACCATGCGGCTCAGAGCCTCGGCTCTGTAAAGAAAATGGAGATCACGAAGGGCAAGTTCTGGGTATACACCGACCGTGGAAATGTTGCCACCGTGCCCCTCAAGGACACACACAAATATGAGCAGCCAGGATGCCATGTCTGCCTCGATTATGTATCCAATCTCGGCGACATCTCGACAGGTTCAGTCGGGAGCCCGGAAGGCTGGTCTACGGTCTTTATCCGCACCAGAAAGGGTAATGAAGTCTGGTCTAGAGCAGTCGATGAGGGATTGTTCGAGACGAAGCCCATCGAGGATGTCAAGCCAGGTCTCGATCTCCTCAGGAAGCTTGCGAAGGAAAAGATCGACAAGAACCGCAAGACCCTCGAGGAGCGCAGGAATTTCGGCGTTAATAAGGCGTTAAGGGATCCTTACGCCTAAACTCTTTTTTTACTGTTGAAATTATTCGGTGTTACCTACAGCGAATATGGGGGTGGATTCACCCTTTTGCATTCTGTGGAACATGAGAAGCGGGCTTTTTATATTTGCGAGGCAAGCCGTTCCGAAGGACACAAGATTAAAATTGCCTGTGCCCCTATCATGCTTTTGCGGAAGGAGAAAGCGACAATTCTCAATGTTTCCTTTCTCAATCCGTTTCCTGGATTTCCTTATGGCTAGCAAAGATCTTTTGCGTAAAGTCAAAAAAGTAGCAAAAGTGCCAGGTAATAATTGATGTTAATTAAATTGACAAATATCGATAATTATTCGTATTGAAATTTCACCTGGCCTTCCATTGGAAATCCACAGATAGCTTCATCTATTTCTTTCTGAATTTTCAGTGATGAGGCAGTTGCATTTAGCATCTTTTTAATGTGGTCATGTCAATATATCCCAGTTTGCAACTATTACGTGCAACAGGCCAATTTTTTACTATTTGATGACCCTGTAAAAAGGTCATTGTCTCCTGCAATAATGACCATATCGTTAAGCCTGGCTGGCCGCCTGTTCAAGATTCTCCGATTTCAAAAGCTGTTCAAACCTCTCTGGACTGAACCCGATGACCACAACATCGCCGATCCTGACGAACGGGAAGCCTGTATCGCAGGTGCCATTCACCATCTCGGCAGCTATCCTGTCCTGCTCTCTTTCGCTGGCGAGATCAAAATCTACAAAATCGAATGGTATGCCTCTTTTTCGGAAAAATTCCTTTGTTTTCCGGCATACCGGGCAGGTGCTTATGATGTAGATTGATATTTTTACCATAATGCTCTCCTGATTTTATCGTTAATCCTGTTTCCTTCAACTTTTTCCATTTATTTCCTGGTATCTTTAATACTCGATGAGCACATTGATGTCCCCGCTCTTCTTGGATACGTTGACCAGCGTATCCTCTTCCATCCTCCTGAAATTCAGATCGGTCAGTGTGTTTCCGACTTTCACGTTGTTGAACTGCACATTGTCAAGCCACGAAGGCAGATGGGGTTTGTTGATGATCAGCCGATTATTCAGGGCGTCTGGAGCTATGCCCAGGCAGGCTGTGAGCATAAACGGTATGGTTCCAGAAGCCCACGCCTGCGGGCTACAGGCTACCGGGTATTTCACGGGAATGCCGTATTCCGAGCGTGCAAGCCCGGCGAAGCACTCAGGCAGACGGTAACCCTCGAAAGCCCTGGAAGCCTCGTACATGCCCGTGAACAATAAGGACATCTCATTGATGAAACCATATTTTCTCAAGCCCATGGTAATAATTGAATTGTCATGCGGCCAGACAGTGCCGTTGTGATACCCGAGTGGATTGTACCGGCGTTCTTTTGAGGACAGCGTTCGAATGCCCCATTCTGTGAACATGTCGTTTCTGAAGATTCTGTCGACCAGGTATTTTACGTATTTTTGATCGATGATTCCTGTCCACAGGCACTGCGCCGGGTTAGACGATATCACGTCACATACCCCTTCCGCATCCAGTGCCTGGGCGAAAAATTTCCTGTCTTTCATCCAGAAATGCCGGTTGAATCTCTCTTTCAGTTCTCCTGCCTCCTTTTCCAGCCTGGACGCATCACTTTTCCGGCCCAGCTGCCTGAGCAGCGGTGCAAGCCCTCTTTTTGCCATGTACACGTATCCCTGAACTTCGGCAACAGCGATCGGTTGTTTTGCCAGGGTTCCATCTGAACGGCTAATCGAGTCGGGTGAGTCCTTCCAGCCATGGTTGTAAATGCCCAGCGGGGATTTCACTGCATAATAGGTAAATCCATTTCCTTCCGTGTTGGCGTAGATATCGATCCATTTCAGTGCCTGGTCTACATTGCCTTCCAGCTGCTTGACCAGTTCGATATCCCCGGTCCAGTTCACGTATTCGATAAGGAGGATCAGGAACAGAGGAGTAGCGTCGACAGTGCCGTAATACGGTGTCTGTGGGATCAGGTTCAGATTAGCCAGCTCGCCCAACCTCAGTTCGTGAAGCATTTTACCGGGTTCCTGGTCCCTCCAGTCATCCAGTCTGTTGCTCTGGTATTTTGCGTTCACCAGCAGCGTGCTTTTTGCCAGCCCAGCCTCGAGAGGCAATATCTGGAGTGCCGAAATGATGCTGTCCCGCCCGAATAGTGCGTCGTACCACGGTACCCCTGCCGAGTGGAACTCATGTCCTTTAAGGCTCATGCGCATCATCTTCAGGTCAGCCAGCGAACGAGACAGGATGCTATTGAAAATATTGTTGCTGGTTGGTATGTAGTCGCAGCATTCAAGGGTTGCGACGTAGGACCTCATGATCTGGTTCATTCGTTGGTCGGGATTTTTTACTGGCCGCTCCGGTTCCTGCCCGGGCCTGATCTCCTTGACAGAGATTTCCACGTTTACAGTCTGTAAATCATGGGGGGCTATCTTCAGCTCGAAGGTGCATACTTTCTCTTTTACCCTCGTGGGCGATGGCTCAAATGTTATAATCGTGTTGCGACAAAGCTTATCCTCCCCTTCGTAGGAGAAGTAAAGACTTTTACCATCGTACCGGACTGGTAGCACTTTCGCAGCAGTCGGCGGGTATATTCCCCTGATAGTAAACATATCTGCAAAATCTGCATCAAACTCAAATGTCAGGTTTAAGGATACCGGGAACGTGTTGAAGTTTCGGATAGTATGGCTTTGCCGGATGCAGCCTGGTATGACCGTGGCAATGGTGCCGAGGAGCGTTTCTTTAGGGACTGTGGTGCCAGTGCAATCCTTCATTTCAGGATTGGTAACCATGAGAGTCGATCTGAACCCCTTCTCATCACTGGACAGAACCCGCGTTGGAGGCGTATCCATGAGTCGGATGAGAAAACCGCTCAAATACCTGCAATCGTGGTAATAGAGACCATACCCATAATTTTCTGTAACAGGTATCTCACCATGCTCCTGCGTTACGAACGTCAGCTCATTGTCCCGTATAACCATCTCATTGATAATGCTGGTAGACAGGGTGTGCTTCTTGTATATGTCCCACGCTTCGCGGATTCCCTCTCGGTCAGAAGTTCCCGGCATGCAAATTCCTCATAACCCAATCCCAATTTTATACAGTAGTTTTAGCCCACAGACGGTTCTTTTTATGAATTATCAGGAACATATTCCTCCCATAGCTCCTGATAAACTCAGAATGATTCGGACCCGC
This window of the Methanosarcina mazei S-6 genome carries:
- a CDS encoding glycosyltransferase family protein, translating into MKILVISQHFPPEKSGNASRIFDMCSHLQKMGEYVTVLAPHPSFPPSSFKRKWSVFESRKMNDVNIINLLAWQPKSQDPGFVGRMAYYLSFPLHAVIWIFFNFRKFDVIITSAPPIFTGIGGIPAKLIFKKKWVMDVRDLWINASISLGFLKKGSLFEKMSRVYEQFCYSSASFDLRYY
- a CDS encoding amylo-alpha-1,6-glucosidase; this encodes MPGTSDREGIREAWDIYKKHTLSTSIINEMVIRDNELTFVTQEHGEIPVTENYGYGLYYHDCRYLSGFLIRLMDTPPTRVLSSDEKGFRSTLMVTNPEMKDCTGTTVPKETLLGTIATVIPGCIRQSHTIRNFNTFPVSLNLTFEFDADFADMFTIRGIYPPTAAKVLPVRYDGKSLYFSYEGEDKLCRNTIITFEPSPTRVKEKVCTFELKIAPHDLQTVNVEISVKEIRPGQEPERPVKNPDQRMNQIMRSYVATLECCDYIPTSNNIFNSILSRSLADLKMMRMSLKGHEFHSAGVPWYDALFGRDSIISALQILPLEAGLAKSTLLVNAKYQSNRLDDWRDQEPGKMLHELRLGELANLNLIPQTPYYGTVDATPLFLILLIEYVNWTGDIELVKQLEGNVDQALKWIDIYANTEGNGFTYYAVKSPLGIYNHGWKDSPDSISRSDGTLAKQPIAVAEVQGYVYMAKRGLAPLLRQLGRKSDASRLEKEAGELKERFNRHFWMKDRKFFAQALDAEGVCDVISSNPAQCLWTGIIDQKYVKYLVDRIFRNDMFTEWGIRTLSSKERRYNPLGYHNGTVWPHDNSIITMGLRKYGFINEMSLLFTGMYEASRAFEGYRLPECFAGLARSEYGIPVKYPVACSPQAWASGTIPFMLTACLGIAPDALNNRLIINKPHLPSWLDNVQFNNVKVGNTLTDLNFRRMEEDTLVNVSKKSGDINVLIEY
- the frhB gene encoding coenzyme F420 hydrogenase subunit beta, with protein sequence MIEDPYLGKYTACVSARSTDREILKKSQDGGIATTLMVYALEQGIIDGAIVTGKGDRPWEPKPFVAMSREDILKARGTIYNISPQISWLKEATRSYGLDRVGVTGVCCQMQAVRKAQLYPMNMRDVPEKIGLAIGLFCMENFSYKSMQTIVEDHAAQSLGSVKKMEITKGKFWVYTDRGNVATVPLKDTHKYEQPGCHVCLDYVSNLGDISTGSVGSPEGWSTVFIRTRKGNEVWSRAVDEGLFETKPIEDVKPGLDLLRKLAKEKIDKNRKTLEERRNFGVNKALRDPYA
- the frhA gene encoding coenzyme F420 hydrogenase subunit alpha — translated: MREHLIENEAIPLTKVVEISPTTRHEGHSKLTLKVNDQGIVERGDWLSITPVRGVEKLAIGKTMEQVPKIASRVCGICPVAHCLASIEAMEASIGCEIPKDAKHLRVILHAANRLHSIALHNILILPDFYIPGTETKINPFSKEEPFRSVATRIFRIREIAQTIAAIVGGEAIHPSNPRIGGMYQNVSPRAKQKMADLAKEGLVLVHEQMEFMLDIIRDMQNREYVTVGGQNIPIPKTLGYHNQGVMATSPMYGSSSLDENPTWDVTRWKETRPWEWYMGEVTIDLEDPNYPIGGTTKAGTRANPQMEACNSVPTYDGQPVEVGPRARLATFKNFNEKGTFAQHIARQMEYPDCFYTILKCLDDLDTSGKVLADHIPQGDGSMGWAANEAPRGTDIHLAKVKDGRVLWYEMLVPTTWNFPTCSRGLKGAPWQIAEMVVRAYDPCVSCATHMIVVDEKNRIVAQRIIQ
- a CDS encoding glutaredoxin family protein, with amino-acid sequence MVKISIYIISTCPVCRKTKEFFRKRGIPFDFVDFDLASEREQDRIAAEMVNGTCDTGFPFVRIGDVVVIGFSPERFEQLLKSENLEQAASQA
- a CDS encoding glycosyltransferase family 4 protein; the protein is MPALICVTTEELGQDIVKTYKNIDKNKLRITPNGVDIDLFYPMETPKKNQIIYAGNIGHAQDLEDVILAMKKVNEHFDLKFLIVGDGDIKRDLEKVARDNNLMDFVEFPGLISREKIPKMYSESLMGVAPLKKLKTLEYAVPTKAYEYMACGIPFVGCGEGEIRKLAERSGCGMIAENSPDAIADIILYLLNNPEKQIEMGKKGRDFVEKYYSRKQIASDLKSVLECIEFEKPNPIMSDGINYARSQ
- the frhD gene encoding coenzyme F420-reducing hydrogenase, FrhD protein, which codes for MDKLYSEIVVAGCGNPLYADDGFGPAVVERLKGMELPKNVTVVDAGLGGPHFVFTLLNPESTKALIIVDIADFGGEPGELRWLTVDELPEGSYLDAHSWDLTEPLQCIKDDILIRVLVCQKKYVSAPEMDIGITDEVQRAIPGAVSEIIKEIRMNYGNA
- the frhG gene encoding coenzyme F420 hydrogenase subunit gamma, with the translated sequence MEAKPVANKIKLGHVHLSGCTGCLVSTADNNLGFIKILDNYADLVYSLTLADVRHVPEMDVALVEGSVCIQDHESVEEIRETREKAKIVVALGSCACYGNITRFSRGGQHNQPQHESFLPIGDLIDVDVYIPGCPPSPELIRNVAVMAYLLLEGDEDQKALAGKYLKPLMDLAKRGTSACFCDLMDDVINQGLCIGCGTCAASCPVRAITIELGKPQGQSDLCIKCGSCYGACPRSFFNFEVIDEFEAISDMIAEALK